A portion of the Psilocybe cubensis strain MGC-MH-2018 chromosome 10, whole genome shotgun sequence genome contains these proteins:
- a CDS encoding Acetyl-hydrolase — MPEVEPSTLDKLKVLQVLLTFPLVATTSLIAAPFRRYVKEKPLKRVVVDRFLLWILSQLTPKQLRGMLGSTQDMYNTFIKERNLASVVEELGNGSRLLWVGPKFTERVMIYFHGGGFVVSEPPGATEFWSMVQSNLAENGKPIGLAILNFTLVPDAPFPTQLKQAIAAIQHLLDSGVKPENLQLVGDSAGGALIHGILSHILHPLEETTKLELSSPFGGALLISPWTKMVNEENVLFANDGYGDFLDARTIIRWGSMVVHGVPESIIPYLEGNNTPENWLEGVDKIVKRIMITGGAAETLRFEIEKYSAIVAKQHKEVTLVIQANGIHDDPFLDRFAGMKELGSLTPLILDWMDKGVAKTA; from the exons ATGCCCGAAGTAGAGCCATCTACGTTAGATAAACTCAAAGTGTTGCAAGTTTTGTTAACATTTC CATTGGTGGCCACCACAAGTTTGATCGCTGCACCATTCCGTCGCTATgtcaaagaaaaacctcTAAAGAGAGTTGTCGTAGATCGATTTTTGTTGTGGATTCTCTCGCAGTTGACCCCAAAGCAACTTCGGGGAATGCTTGGTTCTACCCAGGACATGTATAATACCTTCATCAAGGAAAGAAACTTGGCCAGTGTTGTCGAGGAGCTCGGAAATGGCTCGAGACTATTATGGGTAGGGCCCAAGTTCACAGAAAGAGTGATGATCTACTTCCACG GTGGAGGGTTCGTCGTCAGCGAGCCGCCAGGCGCGACAGAGTTCTGGTCAATGGTACAAAGTAATTTGGCAGAGAATGGGAAGCCTATTGGATTGGCAATACTGAACTTCA CCCTCGTCCCGGATGCCCCCTTCCCTACGCAGCTCAAACAAGCAATTGCAGCCATCCAACACCTGCTCGATTCCGGTGTCAAGCCAGAGAACCTTCAGCTAGTGGGGGATTCTGCGGGAGGAGCTCTGATTCATGGCATACTGTCTCACATACTTCACCCACTCGAGGAAACAACCAAGCTAGAATTATCTAGCCCATTTGGTGGGGCGCTTTTGATCTCTCCTTGGACAAAGATGGTCAATGAGGAGAACGTTCTTTTCGCCAATGATGGATATGGTGACTTCCTGGACGCGCGTACCATCATTCGATGGGGTTCCATGGTCGTTCATGGCGTTCCTGAATCAATCATCCCTTATCTTGAGGGAAACAATACTCCTGAAAATTGGCTTGAAGGCGTCGATAAAATTGTCAAGCGAATCATGATAACCGGTGGGGCAGCAGAGACCTTACGATTcgagatagaaaaatattctGCCATCGTCGCAAAGCAGCATAAAGAGGTGACACTAGTCATCCAAGCAAACGGCATCCACGATGATCCATTTCTGGACCGATTCGCAGGGATGAAGGAATTAGGGAGTTTGACACCTTTGATATTAGACTGGATGGACAAAGGAGTGGCGAAGACAGCGTAG
- a CDS encoding Protein GLUTELIN PRECURSOR ACCUMULATION 3 — MDATPTPTTSSSTRCLPNVPEVPEEDPKTASPYSMTSPTSSTTTVNSSSTGKASRKTASVRTLGRTSSEHLTSSSGSSSSTVKRTSSSSTVVPTPSGSGSSRTRGSAAAHARSLIPEPKNRITPKVPHDKDAEPAPSTVMYWSRAPAWGAAPSRTLRAHTATLVDTTAWLVGGCDDKDVLKEKAIYCFDTETMQWSHPETVGDIPPPCRAHTATLCDKKLIIYGGGLGSTYYDAVYVLDTATRRWTRPHIAPGRRPPARRAHSAVYYKGKIWVFGGGTGLTALNDLWTLDISGGAGTQAKPMRWEEIHTNSKRPGPRGYHTANLVGNIMVIIGGSDGKESFTEVWCLNLDTLVWSAVKQQTSFHKRLAHSATQVGSYIFIVGGHGATDYVSDLLMYNLVSLQYEDRVVLGKPPSIRGYHATILADSRLFVFGGFNGATAFDDVHILDLAAGAYLPQVTSFTMEETI, encoded by the exons ATGGACGCGACTCCTACTCCTACCACGAGTTCTTCGACTCGGTGTCTCCCAAATGTTCCTGAAGTTCCCGAAGAAGATCCTAAAACGGCATCGCCATACTCAATGACTTCGCCTACTAGTTCTACAACCACAGttaacagcagcagcactgGGAAGGCCTCCAGGAAGACGGCTAGCGTTCGTACCCTGGGAAGGACCTCAAGCGAGCATCTGACATCGTCGTCAGGATCTAGCTCTTCAACTGTCAAGAGAACGTCTTCATCCTCCACAGTTGTTCCAACTCCGAGTGGCAGTGGAAGCAGCAGGACGCGTGGTTCCGCTGCTGCCCACGCCCGTAGTCTTATTCCCGAACCAAAAAATCGCATCACGCCAAAGGTTCCTCACGATAAGGATGCTGAACCTGCCCCTAGCACCGTCATGTACTGGAGTCGCGCGCCGGCCTGGGGCGCAGCCCCCTCAAGGACATTGCGAGCTCACACAGCTACATTGGTAGATACAACGGCATGGTTAGTTGGAGGTTGCGACGACAAAGATGTTCTGAAAGAAAAAGCGATTTACTGTTTTGACACAG AAACAATGCAGTGGTCACATCCTGAAACTGTCGGGGACATTCCACCACCTTGTCGTGCCCATACCGCGACGCTATGTGATAAAAAGCTAATTATCTACGGGGGAGGTCTTGGATCGACATATTATGATGCAGTTTACGTTCTTGATACCGCTACCCGCAGGTGGACCCGGCCACACATTGCTCCTGGGCGTCGCCCGCCTGCTCGCAGGGCGCATTCCGCAGTGTATTACAAGGGCAAAATATGGGTTTTTGGAGGAGGTACAGGACTGACTGCTCTAAATGATCTATGGACATTGGACATATCTGGCGGAGCGGGTACTCAAGCTAAACCTATGCGATGGGAAGAGATTCACACCAACAGCAAGAGGCCTGGTCCAAGGGGATATCATACAGCAAACTTGGTCGGCAACATCATGGTGATTATTGGCGGCAGTGACGGCAAGGAATCATTCACTGAGGTTTGGTGTCTAAATTTGG ATACGCTTGTGTGGAGTGCCGTCAAGCAACAAACATCATTTCATAAACGACTTGCCCATTCTGCTACGCAAGTGGGCTCTTATATCTTTATTGTTGGCGGGCATGGGGCAACAGACTATGTATCAGACCTTTTGATGTACAATCTAG TATCACTGCAATACGAAGACCGTGTGGTCCTTGGGAAACCACCGTCAATCCGCGGGTACCATGCAACCATCTTGGCGGACAGTCGTCTATTCGTTTTTGGGGGATTCAATGGTGCTACTGCGTTCGATGATGTTCACATCCTCGATCTTGCCGCTGGTGCATACCTCCCCCAGGTTACGAGCTTCACCATGGAGGAGACTATCTGA
- a CDS encoding Acid phosphatase — MRLTPSLLALSLISTCAAQKKVVLTNDDGWATAQIRAEYAALQAAGFNVILSAPAINKSGTGSSTTTPTTLTTACEFNTCPSGSPATGANSTDPRINYVNAFPVDAVRFGIQTLAPKFFGSKPDFVISGSNIGTNLGSIGGSGTVGAASEAALEGIPSIAFSGSSGSQVSYTTLSDTTTTSTMAANIYTSLILKLTNQLLNNTSPILPAGISLNVNFASISSCPSASSFKFVLTRLESSSATDVTTCGTNKLTPESTAIKEGCIATVSVFNASTKADVNSATQGVVLNKLQPILGCL; from the exons ATGCGCCTCACTCCATCTCTATTAGCATTATCTCTAATTTCCACATGTGCTGCTCAGAAAAAGGTTGTATTAACCAACGATGATGGTTGGGCGACAGCCCAGATCCGAGCAGAATATGCTGCACTTCAAGCCGCTGGCTTCAAC GTCATTCTATCTGCCCCTGCAATCAACAAGTCTGGGACCGGTTCGTCTACTACTACCCCAACAACGCTAACTACCGCCTGTGAATTTAATACTTGCCCTTCTGGTTCTCCTGCGACGGGAGCAAATTCAACCGATC CTCGAATTAACTATGTTAACGCATTTCC AGTGGATGCTGTTCGCTTTGGAATCCAGACTCTTGCTCCAAAATTCTTTGGATCAAAGCCTGACTTTGTTATCAGTGGGTCCAACATCGGAA CCAACCTGGGAAGCATCGGTGGCTCTGGCACAGT AGGCGCTGCATCTGAGGCTGCGTTGGAGGGAATTCCCTCAATTGCATTCTCTGGAAGTTCAGGATCTCAAGTTTCGTATACCACACTGTCCGATACGACAACCACATCGACCATGGCCGCCAACATCTACACCAGCCTCATCCTCAAACTTACCAATCAATTGTTAAACAACACCAGTCCCATTCTCCCAGCGGGAATCAGCCTCAATGTCAACTTTGCGTCCATTTCTAGTTGCCCATCTGCCTCTAGTTTCAAATTTGTCCTCACAAGACTGGAGTCCAGTTCTGCCACAGACGTCACTACCTGCGGGACCAATAAATTAACACCAGAATCGACGGCTATTAAGGAAGGATGTATTGCGACAGTTAGCGTTTTCAACGCGTCGACGAAGGCCGATGTCAATTCTGCTACCCAAGGCGTCGTTTTGAACAAACTTCAACCAATACTCGGCTGCCTTTAA
- a CDS encoding Acid phosphatase has protein sequence MSLLIGCYADTNIVLTNDDGWAVAQLRSEYSALKSAGYNVILSAPAINKSGTGSSTTTPKQLEVPCQFETCPVGSPAYGYESFDRNINYVNGYPVDAVKYGIKTLAPSIFGSIPTLVISGTNIGTNLGSISGSGTVGAAAAAALEGIPSIAFSGSSGSTVSYTTLTSNPSSSSSKSAKIYTDLVLKFSAALLNNSGTLLPKGVSLNVNFASTSSCSSASNYKFVLTRVKSSSSATDVTTCGTNKLTDESTAIKKGCIATVSVFNATTKADVGSSTQSIVLGKLKPILECL, from the exons ATGTCCTTACTCATAGGCTGCTATGCGGACACCAACATTGTCCTTACCAATGACGATGGATGGGCAGTTGCTCAACTGCGTTCAGAGTATAGCGCGCTTAAAAGTGCCGGATACAAC GTTATCTTATCCGCTCCTGCAATCAACAAATCGGGAACAGGATCTTCAACCACTACCCCAAAACAGTTGGAGGTTCCTTGTCAGTTCGAAACCTGCCCCGTTGGATCTCCAGCTTATGGTTATGAGTCCTTTGACC GTAATATCAACTACGTCAATGGCTATCC AGTGGACGCTGTAAAATATGGCATCAAAACACTCGCTCCCTCCATCTTTGGATCGATTCCTACTCTCGTCATCAGCGGTACAAACATTGGAA CCAACCTTGGATCTATTTCAGGGTCTGGTACAGT AGgagcagctgcagctgcagcccTTGAAGGCATCCCATCGATCGCTTTTTCGGGTTCATCCGGATCCACAGTTTCGTATACCACCCTCACGAGCAACCCGTCATCCAGCTCGTCGAAGTCGGCCAAGATTTACACCGATCTCGTCCTTAAGTTTTCCGCGGCTCTGCTCAACAACAGCGGAACTCTCCTGCCCAAAGGCGTCAGCCTCAATGTCAACTTCGCCTCAACTTCTTCATGCTCTTCCGCATCAAATTACAAGTTTGTGCTGACCCGAGTCAAGTCCAGCAGCAGCGCAACAGACGTGACTACCTGTGGCACCAATAAGCTCACGGACGAGTCCACAGCGATCAAGAAAGGTTGTATCGCGACAGTGAGTGTGTTCAACGCGACCACAAAGGCTGACGTGGGATCGTCCACACAATCCATCGTCCTGGGCAAGTTGAAACCAATTTTGGAGTGTCTTTGA
- a CDS encoding tRNA pseudouridine(38/39) synthase translates to MPATATSSPNPGPYAGWTRERLIERLTELEGAAADVKTKQEPPPPKISKTFDFSKYSRRKIALKFCYSGWEYGGLAFQMGPTPLPTVENVLFDALAKTRLIDPEAGFEGCGWEKCGRTDRGVSAGGQVVSLWVRSALPSQGAQEEVSNVEKVAKVEDVESLPESDADGLFGDLDFSSEPSSNTSVQKVSQVREHDYLSMINRLLPDTIRVTAWSPVDPSFSARFSCKYRHYKYFFSSLHLDIPAMQAAAARMMGEHDFRNLCKLDAQKQITNFRRTILRATIEPLESEENAHGNMYVFDLVGTAFLYHQVRHIMAILFLVGSGLEPPRIVTELMNAQEGVEDLRPEDTDAVTKYEAIDRKPEYQMADALPLMLWECGYDESALDWQTSNLTENDAINGGLYRQLQAIYNRSRVFSALDDHFIRAAEKHHPVPPTLLPLKNGLEGLNNMKDLPERERYINIPLGGGTFKRSLKYVPLLKRKRLDTVEAINERWRISRLQKDGKSVEPLERAEEDDGNE, encoded by the coding sequence ATGCCAGCAACTGCTACTTCAAGTCCCAATCCAGGTCCTTATGCAGGTTGGACTCGCGAACGATTGATCGAGAGGTTAACTGAACTCGAGGGTGCCGCTGCCGATGTGAAAACCAAACAAGAACCACCTCCACCCAAGATCAGCAAAACGTTCGATTTTTCAAAGTATTCAAGGCGAAAAATTGCCCTCAAATTTTGCTACTCAGGATGGGAGTACGGTGGTCTTGCCTTCCAAATGGGTCCAACACCTCTTCCAACCGTCGAAAATGTGCTTTTCGATGCATTAGCAAAGACGCGTTTGATTGATCCTGAGGCTGGGTTCGAGGGATGTGGATGGGAAAAGTGTGGACGCACAGATCGTGGAGTCAGTGCAGGAGGTCAGGTCGTGTCGCTTTGGGTTAGAAGCGCATTGCCTTCACAGGGTGCCCAAGAGGAGGTCTCTAATGTAGAGAAAGTGGCAAAAGTGGAAGATGTAGAATCCCTCCCAGAATCTGACGCCGACGGTCTTTTTGGGGATCTGGATTTCTCATCGGAGCCTTCATCAAATACCTCAGTGCAGAAAGTCTCCCAGGTGCGCGAGCACGATTACCTTTCCATGATAAATCGCCTTCTACCAGACACCATTCGGGTTACTGCCTGGTCTCCAGTCGATCCATCTTTCTCCGCCCGATTTTCTTGCAAGTACCGGCACTACAAGTACTTCTTCTCTTCCCTACACCTCGATATACCCGCTATGCAGGCAGCCGCTGCGAGAATGATGGGTGAACATGACTTTCGTAATCTGTGCAAATTAGATGCCCAGAAACAAATAACAAACTTTCGAAGAACAATATTACGTGCCACCATTGAACCATTGGAGAGCGAGGAAAACGCCCACGGAAATATGTATGTCTTCGACCTCGTCGGAACAGCATTCTTGTACCATCAAGTGCGACACATCATGGCCATTCTTTTCCTTGTCGGATCAGGCCTTGAGCCTCCGAGAATTGTCACAGAGCTCATGAATGCTCAAGAAGGCGTCGAAGATCTACGACCAGAGGACACCGATGCTGTCACGAAATATGAAGCAATTGATCGAAAACCGGAATATCAAATGGCTGATGCCTTGCCCTTAATGCTATGGGAGTGCGGCTACGACGAATCTGCGCTAGACTGGCAGACCTCAAATTTGACTGAGAACGATGCTATCAACGGTGGTCTGTATCGCCAACTTCAAGCAATATATAACCGTTCTCGCGTTTTCTCTGCTCTCGATGACCATTTCATTAGGGCCGCAGAGAAGCATCATCCTGTACCCCCGACACTTCTTCCACTAAAAAATGGACTAGAAGGGCTGAACAACATGAAGGATTTACCTGAAAGGGAAAGATATATCAACATTCCTTTGGGAGGAGGGACATTCAAAAGGAGCCTGAAGTATGTTCCATTGCTAAAACGAAAGAGGTTGGACACTGTTGAGGCAATAAACGAACGCTGGCGAATTTCGCGGCTCCAAAAAGACGGCAAGTCAGTAGAACCGTTGGAAAGAgcggaagaagacgatggaAATGAGTAG